A genomic stretch from Candidatus Dormiibacterota bacterium includes:
- a CDS encoding sugar-binding protein — MRIFARGVLRVAATPQLLLSTVLLCAAALPAAANNPPPTLTLPAAPAPMINGDVNQSWGGAATVHLDYDFTYHRPATSPAAVRVAQDGTALYVAFEITQKGVLMASQHTNGSSVLSDDYVGVYLSPRGTQGFLYAFFANPIGTRYQTSSENSAYSPEWTAIAHSTPNGYDVTMRIPLSIIRSGGSHDWRMQFVRFSQARNSLDVWAYSSIASSPSDPTFIGMVKGVGVAAAGSKSASVRNPARLQLYGLGEATSRINGGSTSRVGADFSLPIDPTASFVGTLHPDYSNVESDQQTIAPTAFARQYVEVRPFFTQLASVFNYNFICVSCPLTLYTPAIPTFSQGYGAEGTQGRVSFAAFDALGVARTDQAETANYSYEDPRQMYGIETQRVAVDAYGLHDDTSSLDFGYLNQHTHFGVYGNNAFESGSLVTDGAQAQDREYGLLYSTATSSYVAGVQRIGAQFNPLDGYVAQNDIFGYQSLLQHTFNFTPSSWLHDVSVQNYYARYNNHLGLLAQTDEESQVKFDLKNLLSVKFYATSQGIRTVANEFLPFNGNGVNIGYRENTNTPSYVQYTGGPYYHGELDAWTYLLTLPVTRRIHLTLETDQDRYLTTYPGEVSSDQWLERPSLDWQPNKAWQFDLGVRRIVGPNLPNAFQALTYESIYWPTSTCNIATGNPYQPGCFVKADNVSLALHYLRGHNEFYFVYGNANNLNTEPALFAKWILYIGAQKGQ; from the coding sequence ATGAGAATCTTCGCACGAGGCGTGCTTCGTGTCGCCGCAACGCCGCAATTGCTCCTGTCCACGGTGCTCCTCTGTGCGGCTGCTCTACCGGCGGCCGCGAACAACCCACCACCCACCCTCACACTGCCCGCCGCGCCTGCGCCGATGATAAACGGCGACGTGAATCAGTCGTGGGGCGGCGCTGCAACGGTCCATCTGGATTACGACTTTACATATCACCGCCCGGCGACCTCGCCGGCGGCGGTGCGCGTAGCACAAGACGGTACCGCGCTCTACGTCGCGTTCGAAATCACGCAGAAGGGCGTACTCATGGCCAGCCAGCACACCAACGGCAGCTCGGTATTAAGCGATGATTATGTCGGCGTCTATCTCAGTCCGCGAGGGACCCAGGGATTTTTGTACGCGTTCTTCGCCAATCCGATCGGCACGCGCTATCAAACCTCAAGCGAGAACAGCGCGTACTCACCGGAATGGACCGCCATCGCCCACTCGACCCCTAACGGCTATGACGTCACGATGCGCATCCCGCTGAGCATCATTCGCTCGGGTGGCTCGCACGATTGGCGCATGCAATTCGTGCGCTTCTCACAAGCAAGGAATTCGCTCGACGTATGGGCCTACTCGTCCATCGCGAGCTCGCCGTCGGATCCGACATTCATCGGCATGGTGAAAGGCGTCGGCGTCGCGGCGGCCGGATCGAAATCGGCGAGCGTCCGCAACCCGGCACGTCTGCAGTTGTACGGTCTTGGCGAGGCGACGAGCCGCATAAACGGCGGCAGCACCTCGCGTGTCGGCGCGGATTTCTCCCTCCCGATCGATCCGACCGCGTCATTCGTCGGGACGTTGCACCCCGACTACTCGAATGTGGAGTCCGATCAGCAGACGATTGCGCCGACCGCGTTCGCCCGCCAATATGTTGAAGTCCGGCCATTCTTCACCCAACTGGCGAGCGTCTTCAACTACAATTTCATCTGTGTCTCGTGTCCTCTAACGCTATACACGCCGGCGATTCCAACGTTTTCGCAAGGCTATGGTGCCGAGGGCACACAGGGGCGCGTGTCGTTCGCCGCATTCGACGCGCTCGGTGTGGCCCGTACCGACCAAGCTGAGACCGCGAACTACTCCTACGAGGATCCACGGCAAATGTATGGCATCGAGACCCAGCGTGTCGCGGTTGACGCCTATGGACTCCACGACGACACCTCCTCGCTCGATTTTGGTTATCTCAACCAACATACTCACTTCGGCGTCTACGGCAACAATGCTTTCGAATCGGGATCGCTGGTCACCGACGGCGCGCAGGCCCAAGACCGGGAGTATGGTTTGCTATACTCAACGGCAACGAGCAGCTATGTGGCCGGCGTGCAGCGGATCGGCGCTCAATTCAATCCTCTCGACGGCTACGTCGCACAGAACGACATCTTCGGTTATCAAAGCCTCCTGCAGCACACCTTCAACTTCACGCCGTCGTCTTGGCTTCACGATGTCAGCGTTCAGAATTACTACGCGCGATACAACAATCATCTGGGCCTGCTCGCACAAACGGACGAGGAATCGCAAGTCAAGTTCGACTTGAAAAACTTGCTCTCCGTGAAGTTCTATGCGACTTCCCAGGGCATCCGCACCGTTGCGAACGAGTTCCTACCCTTTAACGGCAACGGCGTCAACATCGGGTACCGTGAAAACACGAACACGCCGTCATACGTTCAATACACCGGCGGCCCGTACTACCATGGCGAACTCGACGCGTGGACGTATCTCCTCACGCTGCCCGTAACCCGCCGTATCCACCTTACACTCGAGACCGACCAGGACCGATACCTAACCACCTATCCCGGCGAAGTTTCGAGCGATCAATGGCTGGAGCGCCCCTCGCTCGACTGGCAGCCGAACAAAGCGTGGCAGTTCGACCTCGGAGTGCGCCGCATCGTTGGTCCGAATCTCCCCAACGCGTTCCAAGCGCTGACGTACGAAAGCATCTATTGGCCGACATCTACCTGCAATATCGCAACGGGAAATCCGTACCAGCCCGGGTGCTTCGTCAAGGCAGACAACGTCTCACTCGCGCTGCATTACTTGCGCGGCCACAATGAATTCTATTTCGTCTACGGCAATGCCAACAACCTCAACACCGAACCAGCCCTGTTCGCCAAATGGATCCTCTATATCGGCGCACAGAAGGGGCAATAG
- a CDS encoding PadR family transcriptional regulator, with product MAKGEYLGEFEHVVLLTVLRLGDGAYGAMIRAEIERVTGRSPAIGAVHATLERLERKRLVSSWIGEPTAERGGKAKRHFKIEADGVSALKNARHTLERLHAGVSLRDATA from the coding sequence ATGGCGAAAGGTGAGTATCTCGGCGAGTTCGAGCACGTCGTTCTGCTGACCGTCCTCCGTTTGGGCGACGGTGCGTATGGGGCGATGATTCGCGCTGAAATCGAGCGTGTTACGGGACGTTCTCCCGCGATCGGCGCGGTCCACGCGACACTCGAGCGTCTCGAACGGAAGCGACTGGTCTCGTCTTGGATCGGCGAGCCGACCGCTGAGCGCGGCGGCAAAGCCAAACGGCACTTCAAGATCGAGGCTGACGGCGTTTCGGCACTCAAAAATGCCCGACACACCCTGGAACGACTTCATGCGGGTGTGTCGCTACGGGACGCAACCGCGTGA
- a CDS encoding alpha/beta fold hydrolase, with translation MIATLLSVALLAQTGSHNDPSAQRLQSRSCHVGRKHLPAECGTFVVPENRSLPSGRTITLHFIIIKAEHPTNRAVAFNPGGPGVSSTAEAEGLADAGRASAFTQLRDKYNLLLVDNRGTGQSAPQNCDFDPRAHPELYFAQLWPDSLVKQCRDRLSRHADLSDYSTIAAAADLDDLRAALGYPKLVLYGGSYGTRFYLAYARQYPEHVQSMVLDGVSPPHFEIIPLQMAEGAQVAMTALIEACKADVTCSKHFPLFKQHFAALVQRFNHGPLHMQIRNAVTNRMQTVALSKEVFVDRLRQALYFSSKAAYIPVIIERAYRGDYAPLSSLIDQMTHLFDGLLADGLNLSVTCAEDIPFITEGAVRRVSANSFEGDLRIRAQQRACRIWNVKPVPAWFVDPVRSDAPILMINGSDDPASPVSSAREALPYLPNARMLLIKGGSHDSPRPPCTDTLIVAFIRANSAKGLDLGRCGQSYSRPPFATLAPYESAPGEHVALTMRFRKLFQLMMSGHLDRSQLKPAVSKEFSDEVMKSFVAQVAGLGPIEGFIYKGSHPSVKGTTYLYLVHFESVDAIGSFTVDKRGRISNLDVSPG, from the coding sequence ATGATCGCGACGCTATTATCCGTAGCGCTCTTAGCCCAGACCGGGTCTCACAATGATCCATCGGCACAGCGGCTGCAATCGCGCTCGTGCCATGTCGGCAGAAAGCACCTGCCCGCCGAATGCGGAACGTTCGTCGTTCCCGAAAACCGTTCTCTGCCGAGCGGCCGAACGATTACGCTCCACTTCATCATCATCAAAGCGGAGCATCCCACGAACCGCGCGGTCGCGTTTAACCCAGGCGGTCCTGGCGTTTCATCGACGGCCGAGGCGGAGGGACTCGCCGACGCCGGTCGCGCGTCGGCGTTTACGCAGCTGCGTGACAAATACAACCTACTTCTTGTCGATAATCGCGGCACCGGCCAATCTGCACCACAGAACTGCGATTTCGATCCGCGCGCGCATCCCGAGTTGTATTTCGCGCAGTTGTGGCCCGACTCACTCGTGAAACAATGCAGGGATCGCCTTTCCCGCCACGCCGATCTTAGCGACTACTCGACAATAGCTGCCGCCGCAGACCTAGATGATCTTCGCGCCGCATTGGGCTACCCAAAGCTTGTCCTTTATGGTGGCTCCTACGGGACGCGTTTCTATCTAGCATATGCCCGTCAGTATCCGGAGCACGTTCAGAGCATGGTGCTCGATGGCGTTTCGCCACCACATTTCGAGATTATTCCACTTCAAATGGCGGAGGGTGCCCAGGTGGCGATGACTGCACTCATCGAGGCCTGCAAGGCGGACGTCACTTGTTCGAAGCACTTTCCGTTATTCAAACAGCACTTCGCCGCTCTTGTTCAAAGATTTAACCATGGGCCGTTGCATATGCAAATTCGCAACGCCGTTACAAACAGAATGCAGACGGTGGCGTTGTCGAAAGAGGTGTTTGTTGATCGCCTCAGGCAGGCGCTCTACTTCTCATCAAAGGCAGCGTACATTCCCGTGATCATCGAGCGGGCTTACCGCGGAGACTACGCTCCCCTCAGCAGCCTGATTGATCAAATGACTCACTTGTTTGATGGGCTTCTGGCCGATGGCCTCAACCTTTCCGTTACCTGCGCGGAAGACATACCTTTCATTACCGAGGGTGCAGTTAGGCGTGTAAGCGCAAACTCGTTCGAAGGTGATTTGCGCATACGCGCGCAGCAACGCGCTTGCCGAATCTGGAACGTGAAGCCGGTACCCGCATGGTTTGTCGACCCGGTTCGCAGCGATGCGCCGATACTCATGATCAACGGCAGCGACGACCCAGCCTCGCCTGTATCATCAGCGCGGGAGGCACTTCCATATCTTCCCAATGCTCGCATGCTGCTCATCAAGGGCGGCTCGCACGATAGCCCAAGGCCACCCTGTACGGACACGCTCATCGTCGCCTTTATCCGAGCCAATTCGGCAAAGGGGCTCGATCTCGGTCGCTGTGGTCAAAGCTATTCCCGGCCACCGTTTGCGACGCTCGCGCCTTACGAATCGGCCCCCGGCGAGCACGTTGCGCTCACGATGCGCTTTCGGAAGCTCTTCCAGCTCATGATGAGTGGGCATCTCGATCGCTCGCAACTCAAGCCCGCTGTTTCAAAAGAGTTCAGCGATGAGGTGATGAAATCGTTCGTCGCCCAGGTTGCCGGCCTTGGACCAATCGAAGGCTTTATTTACAAGGGATCACATCCCTCAGTCAAAGGCACAACATACCTGTACTTGGTGCATTTTGAAAGTGTGGACGCTATAGGCTCATTCACTGTCGACAAACGAGGTCGTATCTCCAATCTCGACGTCTCTCCCGGATAG
- a CDS encoding KamA family radical SAM protein → MSEISHLKPPATAEQFEYQNLKQGEFWRHIPAYRDVDEATFLDHLWQQKNAVKTPAELLNTIKDVCSPAFFADVAEGFTRAPMAVRVSPYAISLIDWNDPVNDPIRRQFVPLASTLLPDHPRLTLDSLHEQDDSPVSGLVHRYVDKALFLPLNTCPVYCRFCTRSYAIGPDTENVDKVSLAKTPKQWEDAFKYIAERPELEDIVISGGDTYQLPPKNIELIGNALLDIPHVRRMRFATKGPAVMPMKILTHPEWLDALTAVVQRGRSMGKDVVLHTHFNAPEEITWITQLAMAKLFERGIFTRNQSVLIRGVNDTPERMQLLVKRLEYLNVHAYYVYMHDMVKGVEELRTTIKTATDIEKFVRGSTAGFNTPTFVCDAPGGGGKRDVHSYEYYDRENGIAVYAAPSVKPGKAFVYFDPIDKLSPDAQARWAVREIADQMIHEAVLRAGVGDEQLVLA, encoded by the coding sequence ATGAGCGAGATCTCCCACCTCAAACCGCCCGCAACTGCCGAACAGTTCGAGTATCAAAACCTCAAGCAGGGCGAGTTCTGGCGCCATATTCCCGCATATCGCGATGTGGATGAAGCGACGTTCCTCGACCATCTTTGGCAGCAGAAGAACGCCGTCAAAACGCCCGCCGAACTGCTGAATACGATCAAAGACGTGTGCTCGCCCGCATTTTTCGCCGATGTTGCCGAAGGCTTTACGCGCGCGCCGATGGCGGTGCGCGTCTCGCCGTACGCGATCTCACTGATCGACTGGAACGATCCGGTCAACGACCCGATTCGCCGCCAATTCGTGCCGCTCGCATCGACGCTTCTCCCCGATCATCCGCGGCTTACGCTCGATTCCTTGCACGAGCAAGACGACTCTCCGGTATCCGGTTTGGTGCATCGCTACGTGGATAAAGCGCTCTTTCTGCCGCTCAACACCTGCCCGGTGTACTGCCGCTTCTGCACCCGCAGCTACGCGATCGGCCCCGACACGGAGAACGTGGATAAGGTCTCGCTCGCGAAAACGCCCAAGCAGTGGGAAGACGCTTTCAAGTATATCGCCGAGCGGCCCGAACTCGAAGACATCGTTATCTCCGGCGGCGACACCTATCAGCTACCGCCGAAAAACATCGAACTGATCGGTAACGCGCTGCTGGATATCCCGCACGTGCGCCGCATGCGCTTTGCTACCAAAGGCCCGGCCGTGATGCCGATGAAGATTCTGACGCATCCCGAGTGGCTCGACGCGCTCACCGCCGTCGTACAGCGCGGCCGCAGCATGGGCAAAGACGTCGTGCTGCACACGCACTTCAACGCTCCCGAAGAGATCACGTGGATCACCCAACTGGCGATGGCCAAGCTCTTCGAACGCGGCATCTTCACGCGTAACCAATCGGTGCTTATCCGTGGCGTCAACGATACGCCCGAGCGCATGCAACTCCTGGTGAAGCGCTTGGAGTATCTCAACGTGCACGCGTACTACGTCTACATGCACGACATGGTAAAGGGCGTCGAGGAACTACGGACCACCATAAAAACCGCGACCGACATCGAGAAGTTCGTCCGCGGCAGTACCGCCGGATTCAATACGCCTACATTCGTATGCGACGCGCCGGGCGGCGGCGGAAAACGCGACGTGCACTCATACGAGTATTACGATCGCGAGAACGGCATCGCTGTCTACGCGGCTCCCAGCGTCAAGCCGGGCAAGGCGTTCGTGTACTTCGACCCGATCGACAAACTCTCGCCGGACGCGCAAGCGCGCTGGGCCGTGCGCGAGATCGCCGATCAAATGATCCACGAAGCCGTCCTACGCGCCGGCGTCGGCGACGAACAACTCGTCTTGGCCTAG
- a CDS encoding L-erythro-3,5-diaminohexanoate dehydrogenase — MSLAFERTIHPLGTHRVLEPSGSMPQSAWKIDNTPVAFDNEILCDVETLNIDSASFKQISDACSADPGAIAAHIMANVRERGKQHNPVTGSGGMFIGYVLKVGKELRAKIDLKAGDRIASLVSLTLTPLHIEAVTRVDVETGRVWIRGKAILFASGLWAKLPADIDESVALAVLDVAGAPAQVARLCKPGQSVVVIGADGKSGLLSCAQAKAAVGPSGRVIGVAPSADTASARLLRDAGLVDAFVVADARDALDICERVREHLPHLADVVVNCVNVPQTELGSILCTKDEGTVYFFSMSTSFTAAALGAEGVGKDITMIVGNGYAKGHAEIALQTLRNHPQIHRYFNHRYATPGEPPSPQGTSR, encoded by the coding sequence ATGAGCCTCGCTTTCGAGCGTACCATCCACCCGCTCGGCACGCATCGCGTGCTCGAGCCGAGCGGCTCCATGCCGCAGAGCGCCTGGAAGATCGACAATACGCCGGTTGCGTTCGACAACGAAATTCTGTGCGACGTCGAGACGCTCAACATCGATTCGGCATCGTTCAAGCAGATCAGCGATGCTTGCAGTGCCGATCCCGGCGCGATTGCGGCGCACATCATGGCCAACGTGCGCGAACGCGGCAAGCAGCACAACCCCGTTACCGGTAGCGGCGGCATGTTTATCGGCTACGTACTCAAAGTCGGCAAGGAACTGCGCGCGAAGATCGATCTGAAGGCCGGCGACCGCATCGCTTCGTTGGTTTCGCTGACGCTCACGCCGTTGCACATCGAAGCGGTCACCCGCGTCGACGTCGAGACCGGTCGCGTCTGGATTCGCGGCAAAGCGATCTTATTTGCGAGCGGGCTGTGGGCGAAGCTGCCGGCCGATATCGACGAGAGCGTGGCGCTCGCCGTCCTCGACGTCGCGGGCGCACCCGCACAGGTTGCTCGGCTCTGCAAACCGGGCCAAAGCGTCGTCGTCATCGGCGCCGACGGCAAGAGCGGGCTGCTCTCGTGCGCGCAGGCGAAAGCCGCGGTAGGCCCGAGCGGCCGCGTCATCGGCGTTGCGCCCAGCGCCGACACCGCATCGGCCCGGCTGCTGCGCGATGCGGGGCTCGTCGATGCGTTCGTCGTCGCCGACGCGCGCGACGCGCTCGACATCTGCGAGCGCGTTCGCGAACACCTTCCGCACCTCGCCGACGTCGTCGTCAACTGCGTCAACGTGCCGCAGACGGAGCTCGGGTCGATCCTGTGCACGAAGGACGAAGGGACCGTCTACTTCTTCTCCATGTCGACGTCGTTCACGGCTGCGGCGCTCGGCGCCGAAGGCGTCGGTAAAGACATCACGATGATCGTGGGCAACGGCTACGCCAAAGGCCACGCGGAGATCGCGCTGCAGACGCTGCGCAACCATCCGCAGATCCATCGCTATTTTAACCACCGGTACGCAACACCCGGCGAACCGCCATCCCCGCAAGGAACATCACGATGA
- a CDS encoding Lrp/AsnC family transcriptional regulator → MILANDELDDLDLQLLDALQRNARSTFAELGALVGLKAPAVHDRVKRLEQRGHIRGYAAQLDALRLGLILVAFVSCYTAPDTKYDEFTQALAAMPEVCEVHSVAGEESFVCKVMTRSTQHLDELLGRLKNVPGMARTKTTIVLSTPFERGGISVTP, encoded by the coding sequence ATGATTTTGGCAAACGACGAACTCGACGACCTCGATCTCCAATTGCTCGATGCGCTGCAGCGCAACGCGCGGTCGACATTTGCCGAGCTCGGCGCTCTCGTCGGGCTGAAGGCGCCCGCAGTACACGACCGTGTGAAGCGGCTCGAACAGCGCGGCCACATTCGCGGCTACGCGGCCCAGCTCGACGCGCTGCGGCTCGGACTCATCCTCGTCGCGTTCGTCAGTTGCTATACCGCTCCGGATACGAAGTACGACGAATTCACGCAAGCGCTCGCCGCGATGCCGGAAGTCTGCGAAGTGCACTCGGTCGCCGGTGAAGAGTCGTTCGTCTGCAAAGTGATGACGCGCTCCACCCAACACTTGGACGAGTTGCTCGGGCGGCTCAAAAACGTGCCGGGCATGGCACGCACCAAAACCACGATCGTTCTCTCCACACCGTTCGAACGCGGGGGCATTTCCGTAACGCCATGA
- a CDS encoding peptide ABC transporter substrate-binding protein, giving the protein MKRWTAICALALLAACSRPGPSSAPAGVVRFDIAADPSGLNPLFLHPDAASVEQQLARLAFEPFIDLDQSGRPVPVLLARIPTRANGGISSDGRTITYVLRPNVRWSDGRPVTSADVLFTLHAILNPRNPVRSHEGYDLIDRATAPNASTVVLHLRHPWAPAVVTYFSNGIAPQFVLPKHILQTQGPLATAAFNADPSVGDGPFTFVSWSHGESLRYRANPLYWRGKPHVRALDIRIIPDPSTNLVMLQSGQLDWNLIAPMQEGIIRGKPGMRFRTTATAVVAGLAFNTTHPPLDDVRVRRAIAMSIDRDAISAKITLGAYPVTNAIQPQFSWAYDPTIRQPGYDPTRADALLRAAGWIRGTDGVRRKGGEPLHLTYVQFPESVTGVAVATAVQAELRSRGIRVTIKSVSNAQLFLPVHGTLATGAFDLAYIPWTLGADPDDSAVLACGGAANYMRWCNPQVDRLERRALSSASQSERKSLYASIARIVADRVPVLYLFNARYIYAYRTRLHGFRPNPFLPTWNTWQWRV; this is encoded by the coding sequence GTGAAGCGTTGGACCGCCATTTGTGCCCTCGCCCTGCTGGCTGCATGCAGTCGCCCTGGGCCGTCGTCGGCACCGGCGGGCGTGGTCCGCTTCGATATCGCCGCCGATCCCAGCGGCCTGAACCCACTCTTCCTCCACCCGGACGCCGCCTCGGTCGAGCAGCAGCTCGCCCGGCTGGCATTCGAACCGTTTATCGACCTGGACCAGAGCGGCCGGCCGGTGCCGGTGCTGCTCGCTCGGATTCCCACGCGAGCGAACGGCGGCATCTCGAGCGACGGCCGCACGATTACGTACGTGCTTCGGCCCAACGTGCGCTGGAGCGACGGGCGCCCCGTCACCAGCGCCGACGTGCTCTTCACCCTGCATGCGATCTTGAACCCGCGCAACCCCGTACGCTCGCACGAGGGGTACGATCTGATCGATCGCGCGACCGCTCCCAACGCTTCCACGGTGGTGCTGCACCTGCGTCATCCGTGGGCGCCGGCGGTGGTGACCTATTTTTCGAACGGCATCGCGCCGCAGTTCGTGTTGCCCAAACACATCTTGCAGACGCAGGGTCCGCTTGCAACGGCGGCCTTCAATGCGGATCCGTCGGTCGGCGACGGGCCGTTTACGTTCGTCTCGTGGAGCCACGGCGAATCGCTGCGCTACCGCGCCAATCCCCTGTATTGGCGCGGGAAACCGCACGTGCGCGCGCTCGATATCCGCATCATTCCCGATCCTTCGACGAATTTAGTGATGCTGCAATCGGGACAGTTGGATTGGAACCTGATCGCGCCGATGCAGGAGGGGATTATTCGCGGCAAGCCCGGGATGCGCTTTCGCACGACGGCCACCGCGGTCGTTGCGGGGCTCGCATTCAATACGACGCATCCGCCGCTTGACGACGTGCGCGTGCGCCGTGCGATTGCGATGTCGATCGATCGCGACGCCATCAGCGCGAAGATTACGCTCGGCGCCTACCCCGTGACCAATGCGATCCAACCGCAATTTTCGTGGGCATACGACCCGACGATTCGTCAGCCGGGGTACGACCCGACTCGCGCCGACGCGCTCCTGCGCGCTGCCGGGTGGATTCGCGGAACCGACGGCGTGCGTCGTAAAGGCGGCGAGCCGTTGCACCTTACCTACGTGCAGTTTCCCGAATCGGTTACCGGCGTCGCCGTCGCGACCGCGGTGCAGGCGGAGCTGCGCTCGCGCGGCATCCGCGTCACGATCAAGAGCGTGAGCAACGCGCAACTCTTTCTGCCGGTGCACGGAACGCTCGCGACCGGTGCTTTCGATCTAGCCTATATTCCGTGGACGCTCGGCGCCGATCCCGATGACTCCGCCGTACTCGCGTGCGGGGGTGCGGCAAACTACATGCGATGGTGCAACCCACAGGTCGATCGGCTCGAGCGCCGCGCCCTGTCGTCGGCATCGCAGAGCGAGCGCAAGAGCCTCTATGCGAGCATCGCGCGGATCGTGGCCGATCGCGTCCCCGTGCTCTACCTCTTCAACGCGCGATACATCTATGCGTATCGAACGCGGCTTCACGGTTTCCGCCCCAACCCGTTTCTGCCGACCTGGAATACTTGGCAATGGCGGGTATAG
- a CDS encoding DUF6790 family protein, which yields MIAAVIKTVLSNVFVLLPLVAIVTTSVKSRRLRIGRRPHNVAYVLWGEMLFYSVGIGFIWSGIFHAYFQQIAAPSIGWQPSPFEYELGWLEIGIAIVALGALWRGYTYRAAVTIPVVVFGFAAAAQHLAQIACCRNYAPGNAGLILWLGDLAIPAVFIILMWLSRLEADRR from the coding sequence ATGATTGCCGCCGTCATTAAAACCGTCCTGAGCAACGTGTTCGTGCTCTTGCCGCTCGTCGCGATCGTGACGACGTCGGTGAAATCGCGGCGCCTGCGCATCGGGCGCCGGCCGCATAACGTCGCCTACGTGCTCTGGGGCGAGATGCTGTTCTACTCGGTCGGCATCGGGTTTATCTGGAGTGGGATCTTTCACGCGTACTTCCAACAGATTGCGGCGCCAAGTATCGGTTGGCAGCCGAGCCCGTTCGAGTACGAGCTTGGCTGGCTCGAAATCGGCATCGCGATCGTGGCGCTCGGCGCGTTGTGGCGCGGTTACACATACCGCGCCGCCGTGACGATTCCGGTGGTGGTGTTCGGCTTTGCCGCCGCCGCGCAACATCTAGCGCAGATTGCGTGTTGCCGAAATTATGCGCCGGGAAATGCGGGGCTGATTCTATGGCTCGGCGATCTCGCGATCCCGGCCGTCTTTATCATCCTGATGTGGCTGTCGCGTCTTGAGGCCGATCGGCGCTAG